The nucleotide sequence GATCGCTGCCAGTGTTACTAAAGATGGACGGTTTCAATCTTATATAGCTCGTGGAGGTCCAAGTTGGCTCAATGATATCATTCTTGCAGAGGCTTCCAATTCTCCATCTTCATACCAAAGATAAGGCTGCAACGGTCTCTCTTAAGGAAGTATGAAGCTTTGGTTTCTACACTTTTCACCCTTtatagggttttttttttcttcaagcaCCTATTGGTGTACGCTTTGATTTGTTTTCGTCTTCTGCTGTTTTCTTTTCTCCGACAATGAGTTTGGAGATCAAACATTGAATTTATTtcaaggataaaaaaaaaaactcctgtattttaaattaaaagaagaAACATGTCGCACATGGAGGACGCCAAAGTACTCTGCTTACAGTGCTCATTGGTTTAAACTCACTaacagtttcttcttctttctgaaTTAAATTCTCATACTTCATCCCAACAAACACTGTGCTACGGACACATTTTATTAGTCAAGGACAACATCTTAATATCTAAGAGCCAACAAAAAGTACCAAAATAGAAAATTTGTGAGTGTTTTGTTTCATCATCAAAAGGAAAACACATCTCACTTTCCAAAGCAGCAACACTTAATTCCTAAATTGTttttcaacaacaaaaaaaaaagatacattgAACAAGCTCTCTATTTCCTCCTTCTCTTGTTGTGGTTGTGCGAAGCTTCTCTCTTCGCATGGTCATCGAGGCCGCATTCAGCCTCTCGCAGGCACCAAACAGCTTTAATGAGTGTCAAATTTCCAGCGCACAAGGATCTTGCAATACCATCAAACCTTGAGGTCAAGCTGCAAGATATCTTACGGATGACTTCCTCATCAGAAGTGTCAGACCCGTAGAACTTAAGCTGATGCACAACCTCCATCAACTTTTTAGTATAATCAACAACGCTTTCCTCCTTCTCCATCATCATTCCACTAAACTTGGTCCAAAGATTGCTAGCTTTCCTACTCCGCATGTCAGCGGTCTCTCCAAATTCTTCCTTGAGAATCTCCCACGCTTGCTTTGACGATGTGGCTCTTGCTATCCGGATGAAAAGAGAGTCTGTTACCGACATTTGCAGCATATGAAGAGCCGTCATGTCCTTGATTTTCAGAGTTTTCTCTACAGAGGCTCCACTCTCTACAACATCCCACAGGTCACGAGCCATCAAAAGAGTCCTCATCTTTATACTCCAAATCTCATAGTTGTCTCCATCAAAAACCGGAATTTGCATCATCTCCATACCTGCAAAGATGAAGGCAACAACTTTCTCGAGTTCAGAACCAAATCTTAAAACCCTAAGTCATACAAACCCTAAACTCCTAAGTAACAAACCGTAGATCTTCAAATCGAGAATATGTAAACGAACAATCCTTTAAACCCTAAGAAACTCAAAATTTCAACTCTTTTAAGTTGTGAAAGTCTTCAACAATGGGTCAGATTCTAAAACTCAAAATCGCGTTATTGCTCGTCCAAAAAGTGCCTTAGAGATTTCCAGTAAACGTTGTAAGATTCAGCAAACTAGAATTTGGtttcagtgaaaaaaaaaagatttacctGACCTCGTTAACCCTAGCAAGAATAGGTGAATACCAAGAAGAGTTCTGTTAGATTCCTACAACTTTGGTTGAGCTGTTTATCTCCAAAAGCCAAAGTtctttattaatcaaatcaaaactGAATACAACTTTAGACTTAGATgtctatttataataaatctttaaatctatgaaaaccctaatcttaattaaaataggaaaactattaaaatatagaaaatacaataaaaaaataattagccatgtaaactaataaataatagCCAGACCTAATGCAGCAAGATATTTGGAAATTATCCAAATATCTTTAGTACTCATAAGTTTCAATTGATAATTaccttttatttgtatttttaatattttaatagtttttctattttagttAAGATTAggattttttaagttttattataaataggcATTTAAGCTTAAAGTTGTATTcagtttgatttgattaataaaagagCTTTAGTTTTTGGGAGAATGATATTATCTATCtcttgttttgatttgattagatCCATCAATCAAGAAGCATGTTCCAAGCGATAATTCCCTAAAATCTCTTGGTTGAGCCAGCAGGTCCCAAACATGGTTCCATAAAcccttttgttttatgtttttcttcctTTATTTACCGATCGATATTGGTGCTCCTATTTATGCTAAGTATTAACTATAACGCTTATTAGGTCTGCCCAACCCGGGCCATTATGGATTTGTTGTTTCTCCAATTGGGTCAATTCGGTCCATCtagttcttttatttttctaaaaaagaatCAGGTAGCCATCGAAGAGTGCATTAGATCTAAATGAAAATCTTTATACTACTCATAAGTGAAAATGTCTTATGATTAGCTTTAAAATGTGAGTTCACAAAAGTGATATGTATTGATGACTCAAATATGATACAATTCAACATAGGATAAGACTTTCTAAACTTGATGATATAGAATGCGAGATTAGCTTACATTAACACATTTTCAAACTTGGTTTGTGTTAAATCGTGTGGTTTTCCTAATCAAACTCGTTAGATGATTATATTATTCTTTTGAATTCATTTGATTTGCATGTCATATCAACAGGTTTGatgtatattttaatcatatatatacatagaattCGGTAATTTTTGTGTCTACTTTACATATATAGGGTTTATGTGCAACATATATAGTTTGGATATACAATTTCGATTCGATCAAATTCAGATGATTTTCCAGTTATATGGTATGATTTTGAAATCATACATTAAGTCCCTACGTAATTCTTTACACTATATATGATTCACTATCATATTACCTAGTCAATTGTTTACAGTTTATTAATTAAGTAGGTAAACATGTAAGGTTTAGTTTTAGCAATGTTATTAAATCTGATATGGACACTAGACCGGACTACTTCACGGATCACATAATTATTGGATTGATCAGAGGCGAACCATGGATCAGTAGatcaattagttttaatataaaactatatatatcaaCTACTGGAaaatacaagaaaacatcagatttagaaaatagttgaatatttaaattttacttaTCTCCGGgtaaaattaaacattttccATATTTCAAGATATGGAAAAAATATAACCTAATTCTTGACTACAGTAGCCTAtaaaagagattcttaaaccctaaaataggAGGTCGACTATTTTACACTTCGCTATAAAGATAGACGGTTAGAACTATGGTTACTAGACCTATATGTTGTAATTCATAGCTAAAAATCTAAACAGTTAGTCAATTGTTGGGATTGGATTTTCTGGGATATTTGAATTCATATGGTTATATTTTTCGATGTGGATaattaaacattatttaactaTATGGTAAAGATTAAGTTTCAAAACAACATATAATATACTAttgtatcaaataatttaaatgtatagttcataaataaaacttaaacatattagtattattttatggtataactaaatatatttgtatgtaacacataatatattattgtaccaaacaattttatgttaatattatatattatggtATAGTTAGATGTGatttaaatatgatatattcTATACATGTATTAGATTGGTAATATATGCTATTATTTATATGATCCAataatttttctaataaaatactattgatgaataatttaaatcaatattaaaaTCAGTGGCATATCTTGTATAAACACATCAACTACAAGTTTCTcaaaaaagattttattttaatagattactagattttgactcgcgctttcaaagcgcgagtttattattatttttttcaatcgacaaatatttagtaaatgtcgtattttcatatatttgtattttattttataaaagacttacactttttatctttatttcgtatttcattttaaatgactatttatgttaaaaaaattaaactttatttttttaatgaattaagttggtataactctcataaattaattttattatgtggttaatattttaataaaaaaattatatacttgtaataaagatttatacttttcaatgaaaaaaatcaatttttttatgaatgcttaaattatattaagaaaaaaataataattaagaatagttaaaaaaattatttgaacttggactcaatggtccaaaggaaaaataatgtgagaattggatctgatttGTTAATCGATCCAAATGacccaagagagatctgatgtggactggatccgaaaaaaatgacccaatatagatgtgttattaatattacttgattgcctataatgaaacatgcaatgttagtaaagaaaatGGTGAATTAAAGTAAAAAAGACAATATGATCatgctttaataatatagatattaaatgtaCGTTTAGTGAAAAATACTCCAACACAATTGCTAAAAGTTTGAAGGAGTGAAATATAACACAATTGCTAAAAGTTGTATAAAAACAtgactctaaattaatagatactatagatttgaaaattaaagtgattgcatataatatatttgtttctccaacaaaaaaaaaggcagGAAATGTGCTTGTGGTGAGGCGTTAATCATGAGCTAATCCAACATGACCGCATTATAAATGCATGCATTGCAATTGCAATTGCATGCCCcctggaaagaaagaaaaaagaaaaaaagagaagtgGCAGAAGCGTAAATAATAGGTACAAGAGTCAAATGACAGTTTGACCGCGATGACGAGAATTTGAAGAAGCAAAGAAATCGCCTTTAAGTGGCAGAAAGCGTAATAATCCAATAATGAAAAGAGCCTTTGTGGAAGACCCATTTTCCacccaaacaaaaaaagaaaaaaaagaaaaaaataagattctctctctctctctctcttattcgTCTTCTCAAaattgaagaaaacaaaaatttctctGCTCATAATTGGTCTCTCCTCTCCCCCACACATAAGTCCAAAACCAAatcacttttcttttttttttttgcttcaaaCTCTCTCCCTCGCTTCACTTTTTCAATTTCGTAATTTCGTCATCGTTGAAACACATTTTCTTCTCATCTCCGGAGCTTCGAATACTAGGTTAGAAATGATTTGGTAGTTTCGATTTCTCCGcgattgttttatttgattcttCCACTGGATTTTAGTTCAAGCTTTTGATTACATATATAGTAGAATGATGGAACTGAtcatcaacatatttttctatgtCGATGATGATGCTTTTTTGTCATTGTTCCCttgatttcttctttttcaaacTGTTGACGACGTTGAGGTTTTGATCATTTCACATCTGATTATTTGCAGTCTTCATCCATTATTCGTTAATCTGATTTTATTCAATAAAGTAGTGATAGAGAATTCATAAGGTAAAATCAAGGCCGTTGTTAGAGATGATTAAATAGTGTTAGATGTTAGTAGATATTTGTCATTAAGCTTCCCATCAATGATCAGCTTTTTCTCTTTTCCATACAGGCCAAAACTCCTTTGAATCGATTCTGGGGAGCGAGCTCAAAGGAAGTTTTGGGATAAAAGGGTAAGAGAGTCTAGAAACTCCTCCCTGTATTTTTACCCTTTTTACCAGTACTAATTTTTCTGTACTATGCTAAATTTAGATTAGATCGGATCGAGATCGGTTTAGTTGAAActttattactattatttatgtcATTTGGTTAGAGTAACATAAGAACAAAAAGTAACAACTCACATTTTCTGAATATGATAGCTATCTCGTTTCTAGAGGTATGTGCGTTTTCCAAACTTTTGCTTAGCTGGCTCCACATGACATTTCTTGTTTCACCAAATACCATGCGTTACCAACTTAGACCTGGTAAAAGGGATTAGAGTTAAATCAAACTTGTTTTATTCTTCTTCATTTGCATttacatttacatttttttttttgtatcttatTAACACTATCACTTGGTAAGAAATACACAATGATGCAGGGCTTTTGGATCTTATGAGATCTACCGATGTTCTTTGCGGGTCCCtctaattacattattgtctgTATACCTTGTCTGTgttctattattattatattatcgCTCTGCTGAAAACCAAGATGCGAACCTATGATCTGAAAGCcaaatttattattagtttagtAATGTTTTAGTTAGTAGTAGTATAATACTActagtattatatattaacGAGTATGAATGTGAAATGGATGGTACCTCTTTTTCTAATTAAATAATCAATAATGCCATTTATTTTGAACGTAAGTTAGTGTTgctgttgcacaaaaaaaaagttagtgtTGCTAGTCATAACGTTTCTTCTGATATGTTTCTCTTGTGTTTTGTCCAAAGACAGATCGTGTTTGATGGAGTTTCACAGATGAAAGAATATTGGGTTCTCAAAACCTCTTGTTGTTGAGTTGCCTCGATAAATGATATTTGGTTAGTAAATccagaagaaaagaagatatgaGAAAGCATCGGTTTAGAGAGACCTTGAAGTCTTTCTTTGAGCCTCATTTTGATCATGAGAAAGGCGAAATGCTCAAAGGAACAAAATCTGGTAATTTTCCTACAatactaagttttttttgtttcacataTCCAATGAAAACCGTAGCTCTTgttttagtaaaaattaaaaatattctcatcATCTAATGCAGAAATGGATGAAAAGGTGAAGAAAATCTTGGGAATGGTTGAGAGTGGAGACATAGATGAAGATAAATCTAAAAGACAAGTGGTTTCAGAGTTAGTGAATGAATTCTACATCGCGTACCAGACTCTATATCGCAAGTACGATGATCTAACAGGAGAGATTAAGAAAAAGGTACACGGGAAAGGAGAAAGCTCTTCATCGTCGAGCTCAGACTCGGATTCTGACGATTCTTCGAAGAAGAAGACCAAGAGAAACGGAAAAGTAGAGAAAGATGTAGTAGAGTCTGTAACAGATGGACAAACCGAAGCTGCTAATCTTGAAATTGCTGATCTGAAAAAGAAGTTGACAAAGAGtgttgaagaaaaagaagcAGTAGATTCTGAGCTTGAAGCAGCTTTGGTGAAGTTAAAAGAATCAGAAGAGATCATCAGAAATTTGAAACTTGAAACTGAGAAGTTAGAGGGCGAAAAGACAACAGCTCTGAGTGATAGCAGAGAACTACATCAGAAACTGGATGTTGCGGGAAAAACAGAAACTGATCTGAGCCAGACGTTAGAAGATGTgaaaaaggaaagagatcaaCTGCAAACTGAGATAGACAATGGTATCCAAAGATTTCAAGAAGCTGAAAAGATTGCAGAAGACTGGAAAACAACGAGTGGTCAGCTCAAAGATGAAGTTGCTAATTTCAAGCAGCAGGTAGAAGCATCAGAGAAGCGAGTTTTGGAGATTTCAGGTGAGATCCAACAGGCACAGAACACCATACAAGAACTCACTTCCGAACTGGGAGAGATGAAAGAAAAATACAAGGCAAAAGAGAGTGAGCATTCTAGTTTGGTGGAGTTACATGAGACCCATGAGAAAGAATCATCGAGCCAAGTGAAAGAGTTAGAAGCACGAGTAGAATCATCAGAGAAAATGATTGGAGATTTGAACCAAAACCTGAATAAtgcagaggaagagaagaaactGCTCTCGCAGAGAATCTCAGAAATCTCTAACGAGATAAAAGAAGCACAAAGTACCATACAAGAACTCATGTCTGAGTCTGAACAGTTGAAAGAGAGCCACAGTGTGAAAGACAGAGAAATGTTCGGTTTGAGGGACATCCATGAGACTCATCAGAGAGAATCATCCACTCGCACGAGTGAATTAGAAGCTCAACTGGAATCCTCAGAGAAGAGGGTCTCAGACTTGAATGCGAGTCTGAAGGCTGCAGAGGAAGAAAACAAAGCCATCTTCTCGAAAAATGTGGAAACTCTAGACAAGCTAGAACAGGCACAGATGACCATACAAGAACTCATGTCTGAATCTGGACAGTTGAAAGAGAGCCacagtgagaaagagagagaactTTCTAGTTTGAGGGACATCCACGAGACTCATCAGAGAGAATCATCCACTCGCACGAGTGAGTTAGAAGTTCAGCTGAAATCATCGAAACAGCGGGTCTCAGAGTTGAGTGCGAGTCTGAATGTTGCAGAGGAAGAAAGCAAGTCCATGTCCTCGAAGATCTTGGAAACTACAGACAAGCTAGAGGAGGCACAGAACAAGGTACAAGAACTAATGGCTGAATTGGCAGAATCGAAAGATATACACATACATAAAGAGAGTGAGCTTTCTAGTTTGGTgaaatcatcagagcaacgagTTAAAGATTTGAACCAGAGCCTGAACAGTGctgaggaggagaagaagctgTTATCTCAACAAATTTCAGATATGTCGAATGAGATCAAGCAGGCGGAGAACACCATACAAGAACTCATGTCTGAGTCTGGACAGTTAAAAGAGAGCCACAATGAGAAAGACAAGGAACTTCTCGGTTTGAGGGATATCCATGAGAATCATCAGAGAGATTCATCCACTCAACTAAGAGATTTAGAAGCGCAACTGAAGTCATCTGAACAAAGGGTTTCGGATCTGAGTGAAAGTCTGAAGATTGCAGAGGAAGAAAACAAATCCATGTCCACTAAAATCTCAGATACTTCAGGGGAGCTCGAAAGAGTACAGATCACATTACAGGAACTCACAGTTGAGTCAAGCAAACTGAAAGAGAAGCTTGCTGAGAAAGAAGCAGAACTTTTACATCTAACAGAGAAGGAAAGCAAATCACAGTTGCAGATAAAAGAACTAGAAGCAACAGTAGCGACCCTTGAGTTGGAGCTACAGTCAGTTCATGCCCGTACATTAGATCTCGAGACAGAAATTGCAGGCAAGACCACTGAAGTTGAGCAAGTGGAATCGCAAAACAGAGAAATGGTTGCTAGAATCTCGGAACTTGAGAAGACAATGGACGAGAGAGGAACTGAACTCTCTGCTTTAACCCAAAAACTTGAGGATAAGGAGAAGCAATCATCGTCCACAGTTGAGAGTTTGACAGCTGAGATCGATGGCCTAAGAGCAGGACTAGATTCAGTGTCTGCTCAAAAAGAAGAGTTAGAGAAGGTAATGGAGAGCAAAGGCGATGAAGCTTCAATGCAGATTAAGGGTTTGGAGGATGAGATCGATGGTCTGGGCCAGAAAATGGTCTCACTTGAAAGCCAGAAAGCAGAACTAGAGATCCAACTTGAGAGGAAGTCCGAGGAGAGCTCTGAATATATGAGTCAGATTACAAATCTAAGAGAGGAGATCACAAGCAAAGTCAAAGATCACGATAATATTCTAGAGGAAAGAAATGGTTTATCTGAGAAAATCAAGGGTCTTGAAGTTGAGATAGAGACTCTACAGAAACAGAGAAGTGAGCTTGACGAGGAGCTAAGAACTAAAACACAAGAGATCCTTCAAATGCAGGATAAGATAAACAAAGCCTCTGCTGATACAGTGGCGTTAACAGAACAGATCAACAATATGCAGCATGAACTTGAATCTCTGCAGGTGAAGAAGAGTGAAACCGAATCAGAGCTTGATAGAGAGAAGCAAGAGAAATCAGATTTGTCTAATCAGATCATCGATATTAAAAAAGCATTGGTAGAGCAAGAAGCTGCTTACAATACGCTGGGAGAGGAAAACAAACAGATCAACCAACTGTTAAAAGAATGTGAGGCAACACTTAATAAGCTAACAGAGGATCACAAAGAAGCACAAAGGTTACTGGAGGAGACAGGTAATGAAGTATCATCCAGAGATTCTGCAATCGCAGGTCATGAAGAGACAATGGAGAGTTTACGTAACGAGCTGGAAATCAAAGGAGAAGAGATAGAAACTCTGATGGAGAAGATCAGTAACATCGAGGTTAAGCTACGTTTATCGAACCAGAAACTGAGGGTAACGGAACAGGTGCTAACAGAGAAAGAGGAAGCTTTCAGGAGAGAAGAAGCTAAACACTTGGAGGAACAAGCAGTGCTTGAGAAAAGCCTCAAGGTGACTCATGAGGCTTATCAAGGTATGATGAAAGAGATAGCAGAGAAAGTGAACACAACACTAGATGGGTTTCAGTCAATGTCGGGAAAATTCACGGAGAAGCAGGGGAAGTACGAGAAAACGGTAATGGAGGCTTCTAAATTGCTGTGGACTGCTACGAATTGGGTGATAGAGAGGAATCacgagaaggagaagatgaagaaagagatggagaggAAAGTAGAGGAAATAAAGAAGCTTGGAGAGAAAGTaagagaagatgaaaaagaGAAGGAGAGGAAAGAGGAGGAAATAAAGAAGCTTGGAGAGAAAGTaagagaagatgaaaaggaGAAGGAGAGGAAAGAAGAGGAAATAAAGAAGCTTGGAGAAAAAGTAAGAGAGGATGAaaaggagaaggagaaaaaaGAAGAGGAGATAAAGAAGCTTGGAGAAAAATTAAGGGAAGATGAAAAGGAGAAGGAGAGGATGAAGGAGACTTTGGTTGGACTTggagaagagaaaagagaagcAATAAGGCAATTATGTGTGTGGATCGATCACCACAGAGGTCGCTGTGAATATCTTGAAGAGGTTTTGTCTAAGACTGTTGTGGGTCGAGGGCAAAGACCGTCGCAGCGAGCCTAAGAGCTAGCGCCATCATCGGAGACAGTATGGTACgttgttgtttttctttctcaCCTCACATGAATGCAAACAATGTATTATATGGTTCTTAGGTTTTGTGTTTTGGTCATTCAGGAAGAAGCTGGACTTCCGGAAAACTCCTGGCTGAGAGGATATTTTTGGTCAACTACTTTTGTGTCTGTTGTGTTAGGTGTGATTGTATTGCATTATTCATCTCCCCTGTATTTTGTTTTTGCTGTTGTTTTAAAGTCAAATTGGGTTATATCGTGGGCAAAGTTTGGTGGTGGGATTAAATGGGAATAATGGGCATCCTGCAAATGaatttgatattatatttttggaGGGTGTGATTGTACAGAACAATTAATCAATGTTGTCGGTATAGTGTTTTTGAGTCTTTGGTATTTGTTAAATACAATTGATTTTTGTTCTTTGTAAAAATAATGGGTATACGACTGGAAGCATCAGAACGCATCGACGAAGGAGGCACAGGGTGGAGATATTTAATGAGATTGAGGATCACATAGAGCGCATGAAGGAGAGAGGACTGGTGGAACGTGATGATATTAAGTTGTGGAGAGGAGATAAATACAAATCAACTTTCAGCTCTAAGGAAACTTGGAAACTGAAAAGAGTGCCTCGAGCAAAGGTGAATTGGAGCAATGGGATCTGGTTTGCTTTTAATACACTTAAATACTCTTACATAGCTTGGCTTGCAATCCTCAATAGACTTGCAACAGGAGACATGATTCAACAATGGAACACTCAACACACCAGCTTTTGTGTGTTCTGCAATGATCCGATGGAGTGAAGAGATCATCTTTTCTTTGTATGCAAATTTTCAGAGGAGGTTTGGAAATGTTTAACCCAGAAGCTGTTAGCTATGCGCTATACCTGCCAATGGGACCAAGTTATACCACTGCTGTTTGATCAAAACAGAGACAAAACAGAGCTTTTTATTGTGAGATATGTGCTCTAATCAACTTTGTATGTTATATGGAGGGAATGCAATCAACGTAAGCATGGAGAAGGACCAATGGCACCAGGATATGTAATAAAAATGGTGGACAAGAACGTTTGGAACAGGCTCTCTTCCATTCGTGATAAGGTGCACACGGGTGGTTTATCCCTTTGATTTGGAACAAGATAGCTCCTGAAGTTAAGcctgattttataaaaatttatataccaCTATAACACAAAGTGCAAAACAGCTTTTTTGTTTGAACtaatttaacattctttcaaaaaaaaaaaaataataataatacacaTCACTTTGAATCATATGAATCATTTCTTGATCTCCAAGTTATGATCTCTTTAAATGATATGTACTTGGTGGAACTATgatttcaaaatgttatgtaCTTGGTAGAACAAATGTTATATCATATGAAAGGGGTACAGTTGAGCATAAACAAGTTTTGGTACTTAAAGGAAGATCTAGATCTGTAATTTGTAAATTCTCATATGTTAGATCATTGCTTACAGATATTTTTGGTGTGATTAATAGTTGACagttataaaataaagaaataggGAAGAAACTGAAGTGATAAATAAAGGTTCCTATTGGtatatttattctattaaattatGAACACGACCGGTTGATATATGTTTAGTCCAACTAATTATTCTCATGTTTTATTCTTTCAAAATGAAATATAACTACTTATTTTATGCAATAATATTCTggttttaatgttaaaaaacCGTAACTCCTTATTAGCTGTAAAAAAGACGTAATTCTCTATTTCTTTGCGTAATGGACGATTTAATA is from Brassica napus cultivar Da-Ae chromosome A4, Da-Ae, whole genome shotgun sequence and encodes:
- the LOC111215361 gene encoding uncharacterized protein LOC111215361, giving the protein MEMMQIPVFDGDNYEIWSIKMRTLLMARDLWDVVESGASVEKTLKIKDMTALHMLQMSVTDSLFIRIARATSSKQAWEILKEEFGETADMRSRKASNLWTKFSGMMMEKEESVVDYTKKLMEVVHQLKFYGSDTSDEEVIRKISCSLTSRFDGIARSLCAGNLTLIKAVWCLREAECGLDDHAKREASHNHNKRRRK
- the LOC106446319 gene encoding COP1-interactive protein 1, which codes for MRKHRFRETLKSFFEPHFDHEKGEMLKGTKSEMDEKVKKILGMVESGDIDEDKSKRQVVSELVNEFYIAYQTLYRKYDDLTGEIKKKVHGKGESSSSSSSDSDSDDSSKKKTKRNGKVEKDVVESVTDGQTEAANLEIADLKKKLTKSVEEKEAVDSELEAALVKLKESEEIIRNLKLETEKLEGEKTTALSDSRELHQKLDVAGKTETDLSQTLEDVKKERDQLQTEIDNGIQRFQEAEKIAEDWKTTSGQLKDEVANFKQQVEASEKRVLEISGEIQQAQNTIQELTSELGEMKEKYKAKESEHSSLVELHETHEKESSSQVKELEARVESSEKMIGDLNQNLNNAEEEKKLLSQRISEISNEIKEAQSTIQELMSESEQLKESHSVKDREMFGLRDIHETHQRESSTRTSELEAQLESSEKRVSDLNASLKAAEEENKAIFSKNVETLDKLEQAQMTIQELMSESGQLKESHSEKERELSSLRDIHETHQRESSTRTSELEVQLKSSKQRVSELSASLNVAEEESKSMSSKILETTDKLEEAQNKVQELMAELAESKDIHIHKESELSSLVKSSEQRVKDLNQSLNSAEEEKKLLSQQISDMSNEIKQAENTIQELMSESGQLKESHNEKDKELLGLRDIHENHQRDSSTQLRDLEAQLKSSEQRVSDLSESLKIAEEENKSMSTKISDTSGELERVQITLQELTVESSKLKEKLAEKEAELLHLTEKESKSQLQIKELEATVATLELELQSVHARTLDLETEIAGKTTEVEQVESQNREMVARISELEKTMDERGTELSALTQKLEDKEKQSSSTVESLTAEIDGLRAGLDSVSAQKEELEKVMESKGDEASMQIKGLEDEIDGLGQKMVSLESQKAELEIQLERKSEESSEYMSQITNLREEITSKVKDHDNILEERNGLSEKIKGLEVEIETLQKQRSELDEELRTKTQEILQMQDKINKASADTVALTEQINNMQHELESLQVKKSETESELDREKQEKSDLSNQIIDIKKALVEQEAAYNTLGEENKQINQLLKECEATLNKLTEDHKEAQRLLEETGNEVSSRDSAIAGHEETMESLRNELEIKGEEIETLMEKISNIEVKLRLSNQKLRVTEQVLTEKEEAFRREEAKHLEEQAVLEKSLKVTHEAYQGMMKEIAEKVNTTLDGFQSMSGKFTEKQGKYEKTVMEASKLLWTATNWVIERNHEKEKMKKEMERKVEEIKKLGEKVREDEKEKERKEEEIKKLGEKVREDEKEKERKEEEIKKLGEKVREDEKEKEKKEEEIKKLGEKLREDEKEKERMKETLVGLGEEKREAIRQLCVWIDHHRGRCEYLEEVLSKTVVGRGQRPSQRA